In Pelagibaculum spongiae, one genomic interval encodes:
- a CDS encoding carboxy terminal-processing peptidase: protein MIKRSLLLAAVIFSSLPVLSQAKPLDIDDWVSDLKPNQRYSQSSREVLQLLRRNHFVNFDLDDKLSQQAFDAYIKSLDGSRSYFHQNDIKQLSAWRSELDNQLSRGKLEPAFEIFNRYRRRVAERLIFSIDLLENQFDKIDFKKDESLVIDRSEAPWVANKSELQDIWRKLIKNDILSLKLSGKKNSEIPELLTKRYKNQLKNNKQYRSDDVFGTFINAVTQSVDPHTSYMSPRQSEQFDISMSRSLEGIGAVLQKDNEFTKVIRLVTGGPADKAGELKPGDKIIAVGQGNDGKLIDVIGWRLDDVVQLIRGKRNTIVSLQVTGSDTTQPPKQINITRKKVELADQIAKKKIITVTGDDNQQYKIGVIDVPTFYHDFEAYRKGDPNYRSTTRDVRRLLNELKKEKVDGLIVDLRNNGGGSLNEANSLTGLFIPKGPTVQIKTENGRVEQLQDNDRNEIAWRNGMAVLVNRLSASASEIFAGAIQDYNRGLIIGGQTFGKGTVQRLEPLKSGTLGRLKLTNAKFYRISGDSTQHRGVLPDIAFPSLFDKTEVGESSLPYALPWDRINHLYYIKQPPLKPLYSLLNKKHESRVNDDPDFQYVVNFIEYDHKQRNRKVLSLNESQRQTESDSRTDFQLELENTRRSALGLKTLKTIDDIDKDDDRDPYLKETGNILVDMIILQRQQFAATNS, encoded by the coding sequence ATGATAAAACGCTCTCTGCTCCTCGCAGCTGTAATCTTTTCCAGCTTGCCTGTATTAAGCCAGGCCAAGCCGCTTGATATCGATGACTGGGTCAGCGATTTAAAGCCAAACCAGCGCTATTCTCAGTCCAGCCGGGAAGTGCTCCAGCTATTACGTCGCAATCATTTTGTAAATTTTGATCTTGATGACAAACTTTCTCAGCAAGCATTCGACGCTTACATCAAATCACTCGATGGCAGCCGTTCGTACTTTCATCAGAATGACATCAAGCAATTGTCAGCCTGGAGAAGCGAGCTAGATAATCAGCTCAGTCGAGGAAAGCTCGAACCCGCCTTTGAAATATTTAACCGTTATCGCAGACGCGTTGCTGAAAGACTGATTTTTTCGATTGATCTATTAGAAAACCAGTTCGATAAAATCGATTTCAAAAAAGATGAATCTTTAGTCATCGACCGATCAGAAGCCCCATGGGTTGCCAATAAATCTGAACTGCAAGATATCTGGCGCAAGCTGATTAAAAATGACATTTTGAGCTTGAAGCTATCTGGAAAGAAAAATAGTGAAATTCCAGAGCTATTAACCAAGCGCTATAAAAATCAATTAAAAAATAACAAACAATATCGAAGCGACGACGTCTTCGGCACTTTTATCAATGCCGTTACTCAAAGTGTCGATCCCCACACCAGCTATATGTCACCACGGCAATCAGAGCAATTCGACATCAGCATGAGTCGATCGCTGGAAGGCATTGGTGCCGTTCTTCAAAAAGACAACGAATTCACTAAGGTTATCCGGCTAGTTACTGGCGGTCCTGCAGATAAAGCCGGTGAATTAAAGCCAGGCGATAAAATCATTGCTGTCGGCCAAGGTAACGACGGTAAATTAATCGACGTAATTGGCTGGAGATTGGATGACGTTGTTCAGTTAATTCGTGGCAAGCGAAATACCATTGTTAGCCTACAAGTTACTGGCAGTGATACTACCCAGCCTCCCAAGCAAATTAATATTACGCGTAAAAAAGTTGAACTCGCAGACCAGATAGCCAAGAAAAAAATTATCACCGTCACTGGCGATGATAATCAGCAATACAAAATTGGCGTGATCGACGTTCCCACCTTTTATCACGATTTTGAAGCTTATAGAAAGGGTGACCCAAACTACCGAAGCACCACCCGCGATGTTCGCCGTCTACTCAACGAACTAAAGAAAGAAAAGGTTGATGGTTTAATTGTTGATCTTCGAAATAACGGCGGCGGATCACTAAACGAAGCCAACAGTCTTACCGGTTTGTTTATCCCTAAAGGCCCGACCGTTCAAATCAAAACCGAAAATGGTCGCGTGGAACAGCTACAAGATAACGATCGCAATGAAATCGCTTGGCGCAATGGCATGGCAGTATTAGTTAATCGGTTAAGTGCTTCTGCTTCTGAAATATTTGCCGGTGCGATTCAAGATTACAATCGCGGCTTGATTATTGGTGGCCAAACATTTGGCAAGGGCACCGTTCAACGGCTTGAACCATTAAAGAGCGGTACTTTGGGTCGGTTAAAACTCACCAATGCAAAGTTCTATCGTATCTCTGGTGATAGCACTCAGCACCGAGGCGTTTTACCTGACATAGCTTTCCCATCATTGTTTGATAAAACTGAAGTCGGTGAAAGCTCTCTGCCTTACGCACTGCCTTGGGATAGAATTAATCATTTATATTATATAAAACAGCCTCCACTGAAGCCTTTATATAGCCTGCTAAATAAAAAACATGAATCTCGAGTCAATGACGACCCAGATTTTCAGTATGTAGTTAACTTCATAGAATATGATCACAAACAGCGTAATCGGAAAGTATTATCACTAAATGAAAGCCAGCGGCAGACTGAAAGTGATTCTCGTACCGACTTCCAGCTTGAGTTAGAAAATACTCGACGCTCTGCTTTAGGTTTGAAAACACTAAAAACTATTGATGACATTGATAAAGATGATGACCGAGATCCTTACTTAAAAGAAACCGGTAATATTTTGGTCGACATGATTATTTTACAACGGCAACAATTCGCTGCGACCAATTCGTAA
- a CDS encoding winged helix-turn-helix transcriptional regulator, with translation MPKHAQLGNFDRKILQIMQQSNRTTSNQINLSPASVQWRIKRLRDQKAITADVSAINRKMIGHEVTFIAQVTLEREWADLIDCFKKEMKANACVQ, from the coding sequence ATGCCCAAACACGCTCAGCTTGGTAACTTTGATCGAAAGATCTTGCAGATAATGCAGCAATCCAACCGGACAACTTCAAATCAAATCAACTTATCTCCAGCCTCGGTTCAATGGCGAATTAAGCGACTACGTGATCAAAAAGCAATTACGGCGGATGTCTCGGCTATCAATCGAAAGATGATTGGTCACGAAGTGACCTTCATTGCTCAGGTCACTCTAGAGCGAGAGTGGGCAGATTTGATTGATTGCTTCAAAAAAGAAATGAAAGCTAATGCCTGTGTACAGTGA
- a CDS encoding bifunctional diguanylate cyclase/phosphodiesterase, with the protein MPIFSLKWKALIITGVLMLCLASVLGYHHNQRLSEQVHSSQRQKLIASWRQAERIFKAPANDFQQLAPLVAKIDGLSNLLGKDVSAANDVLQNNWMDLQLHMGLSWLSVYDRKNQLLAWTGESHSMANQQLEKILNQAAESESVVSRIACQASCFRYGAIPLLLPDGRQIVMLLGSPLTSMVLELQQTLSEDLVLLVDDTAATGRELSSWKASVIGLTHQHHTLPLLLEVSHQWPQASNLDKGSYYWKDNRTYNIHRFPLPGFEKGEGWLLLIDDVTEQFGRLKQNLLVSLLTVLAAGSISLILLVLLLWRPLARISEISLLITDLTKGKTELLDRVTESRANQGAFKDESDLLLGAANELTNRMNLLHGRLYRHVSRASKQRQRFKRQKRFINGILDSAPFAILAQDASGRIIQANHFVERLSGLSSKEIEGRLFIELMAQPDSMLPGKLQRLLRDQSSQYEHECQVIHPQLGNRLISWQHVRLSWAMADGAQLLSIGRDVTESKQAREEIAWLASHDSLTGLMNRRRFEEELERCLAIALRYNHIGALLVFDLDQFKEINDSCGHHTGDLLLRQVADLLKSKSKKSDLIARLGGDEFALVIQETTIAAAGQTAEEILKGIEQIEAGPQLRVSCSLGVVMFPQHGETVQDLMSHADIAMYQAKHNGRGRWHLFDHREQGREQIQQRMFWKEKLHNAMEQNRIMLYFQPILPLASHLPLHYEALMRVKDENGQILPPGPLIIAAEQSGLISKLDHYMLKLALDWLGKYDEPKRLALNLSAHSIQDPELLPLLKKEMARLSINPSRLIFELTETAAVANIESAREMMEAINALGCQFALDDFGVGFSSFYYFKQLPLDYVKIDGAFIRQLTSSREDQALVRALVEVARGFGKKTVAEYVEDKATLELLRQIGVDYVQGYYIGRPQPTPICRYSLQSLIADDANIA; encoded by the coding sequence ATGCCAATTTTTAGTCTCAAATGGAAGGCCTTAATTATTACTGGTGTTTTGATGCTCTGTTTGGCATCGGTGCTGGGGTATCACCACAATCAGCGGTTGTCAGAGCAAGTACATAGCAGCCAAAGACAAAAGCTAATTGCTAGCTGGCGACAAGCTGAGCGAATTTTTAAAGCACCGGCAAATGATTTTCAACAGCTTGCCCCGCTAGTCGCCAAAATTGATGGCCTCTCCAATTTATTAGGCAAAGATGTTTCTGCGGCAAATGATGTATTGCAGAATAACTGGATGGATCTACAGCTTCATATGGGGCTGAGTTGGTTATCTGTCTATGACCGGAAAAACCAGCTGCTCGCATGGACCGGAGAAAGCCATTCTATGGCTAACCAGCAATTGGAAAAAATACTCAATCAAGCGGCTGAAAGCGAATCGGTAGTGAGTCGGATTGCTTGTCAGGCCAGTTGTTTTCGTTATGGAGCCATACCACTTTTATTGCCTGATGGTCGGCAAATTGTCATGTTATTAGGTTCGCCATTAACGTCGATGGTGTTGGAATTACAGCAAACACTCAGTGAAGATTTAGTGCTGCTAGTAGATGACACTGCAGCAACTGGTCGAGAACTCTCTAGCTGGAAAGCGTCAGTAATTGGCTTGACCCACCAGCATCACACCCTGCCATTATTGTTGGAAGTCAGTCATCAATGGCCGCAAGCATCTAATTTGGATAAAGGCAGCTATTACTGGAAAGATAATCGTACCTATAACATCCACCGTTTCCCGCTGCCTGGCTTTGAAAAAGGTGAAGGCTGGTTGTTGCTCATCGACGATGTCACTGAACAATTTGGTCGCTTAAAGCAAAACTTGCTAGTGAGTCTGTTAACAGTTCTTGCTGCGGGATCTATTTCACTTATTTTGTTGGTTTTGCTGTTATGGCGGCCTTTAGCCAGAATTTCGGAAATATCGCTACTGATTACCGATTTAACTAAAGGAAAAACCGAACTGCTAGATCGAGTCACTGAAAGTCGAGCCAATCAAGGGGCTTTTAAAGATGAATCAGATCTATTGTTAGGTGCTGCCAACGAGTTGACTAATCGAATGAATCTGTTGCATGGCCGGTTGTATCGGCATGTTTCCAGAGCTTCCAAGCAAAGGCAAAGATTCAAGCGACAAAAACGTTTTATTAACGGGATATTGGACTCAGCACCTTTCGCGATACTGGCGCAAGATGCTTCAGGGCGAATTATCCAAGCGAATCATTTTGTTGAGCGACTATCAGGATTGTCGAGCAAAGAGATTGAAGGGCGCTTGTTTATTGAATTAATGGCTCAGCCAGATTCAATGTTGCCAGGTAAATTACAACGCTTATTACGAGACCAAAGTAGCCAATATGAACATGAATGTCAGGTAATACATCCTCAATTGGGTAACCGTTTAATCTCTTGGCAACATGTTCGGTTGTCCTGGGCGATGGCGGATGGTGCTCAGTTATTATCAATTGGCCGCGATGTTACCGAAAGCAAACAAGCTCGCGAAGAAATTGCCTGGTTAGCCAGTCACGATAGTTTAACGGGCTTAATGAATCGGCGGCGTTTTGAAGAAGAGTTAGAGCGATGTTTAGCAATCGCACTGCGTTATAACCATATTGGCGCTTTACTGGTTTTTGATTTAGACCAGTTTAAGGAAATTAATGATAGTTGCGGTCATCACACAGGTGATTTGTTGCTGCGTCAGGTTGCAGATTTATTAAAGAGTAAATCGAAAAAAAGTGATTTAATTGCTCGTCTCGGTGGCGATGAATTTGCTTTAGTTATTCAAGAAACAACAATCGCTGCCGCTGGGCAAACTGCAGAAGAAATACTTAAAGGCATCGAGCAGATTGAAGCGGGGCCTCAATTGAGAGTGTCTTGTAGCCTTGGTGTTGTGATGTTTCCTCAGCATGGGGAAACGGTGCAAGATTTAATGTCGCATGCTGATATTGCAATGTATCAGGCTAAGCATAATGGGCGAGGTCGCTGGCATTTATTTGACCACCGTGAGCAGGGCCGTGAACAAATTCAACAAAGAATGTTTTGGAAAGAAAAACTACATAATGCGATGGAACAAAATCGGATCATGTTGTATTTCCAACCGATACTGCCGTTGGCTAGTCATTTGCCTTTGCATTACGAAGCACTCATGCGAGTTAAAGATGAAAATGGGCAAATTCTTCCTCCGGGGCCTTTAATTATTGCTGCAGAGCAAAGTGGCCTGATCAGTAAACTGGATCATTATATGTTAAAGCTAGCGCTAGATTGGCTAGGAAAATATGATGAGCCGAAACGGCTTGCGCTTAATTTATCTGCGCATTCAATTCAAGACCCTGAATTACTGCCGTTGTTAAAAAAAGAAATGGCACGGTTATCGATAAATCCTTCGCGTTTAATTTTTGAATTAACAGAAACTGCTGCAGTAGCTAATATCGAATCTGCAAGAGAAATGATGGAAGCGATCAACGCGCTTGGTTGTCAGTTCGCGCTAGATGACTTCGGAGTTGGTTTTTCTTCATTTTATTACTTCAAGCAGCTTCCACTAGATTATGTAAAAATTGATGGGGCATTTATTCGCCAGCTCACATCAAGTCGAGAAGATCAGGCTTTGGTAAGAGCGTTGGTGGAAGTGGCCAGAGGTTTCGGCAAGAAAACAGTCGCTGAATATGTTGAAGATAAAGCAACATTAGAGTTGCTTCGACAGATTGGAGTAGATTATGTGCAGGGCTATTATATCGGTAGGCCTCAGCCAACACCTATATGCCGATATAGTCTTCAATCGTTAATTGCAGATGACGCTAATATTGCATAA
- a CDS encoding ABC transporter permease has product MNAKDNLTAFLTLLRKEIDRITRIWPQTLLPPVITMSLYFVIFGNLIGSRIGQMDGFSYIEYIVPGLIMMSVVTNSYANVVSSFFGAKFGKHIEELIVSPMPAYLILLGYMAGGCFRGLLVGLIVTGVSMFFTDLQVHNLGITFSVLLLTSMLFSLGGFVNATFANKFDDISIVPTFILTPLTYLGGVFYSIKMLPDFWQTVSHFNPMLYIVNAFRFGILGVSDINAYLALSLIALLTVLMFCLCLWMLNRGIGIRS; this is encoded by the coding sequence ATGAATGCTAAAGATAATTTAACTGCATTTTTAACCTTGTTACGCAAGGAAATTGATCGAATTACAAGGATATGGCCACAAACCTTGTTGCCGCCAGTGATTACCATGAGTCTGTATTTTGTCATTTTTGGCAATTTGATAGGCAGCAGAATTGGTCAAATGGATGGTTTTTCATATATCGAATATATTGTGCCTGGTTTGATTATGATGTCGGTAGTAACCAACTCATATGCCAATGTGGTGTCGTCATTTTTTGGTGCCAAGTTTGGTAAACATATTGAAGAGTTGATTGTCTCTCCTATGCCAGCCTACTTAATTTTATTGGGCTATATGGCCGGTGGTTGCTTTCGAGGTTTGTTGGTTGGTTTGATTGTAACCGGCGTATCAATGTTTTTTACCGACCTGCAAGTGCATAATCTGGGGATTACATTTTCGGTGTTATTGCTGACATCGATGTTGTTTTCATTAGGTGGCTTTGTAAATGCCACCTTTGCTAACAAATTTGATGATATATCGATTGTTCCGACCTTCATTTTGACGCCACTAACCTACTTGGGTGGCGTGTTCTATTCGATTAAGATGCTGCCGGATTTTTGGCAAACCGTATCGCACTTCAATCCAATGTTATATATCGTCAATGCATTTCGATTTGGCATTTTAGGGGTAAGTGATATTAATGCTTATCTGGCTTTGTCATTAATTGCGCTTCTGACGGTATTAATGTTTTGCTTGTGTTTATGGATGCTGAATCGTGGGATTGGTATTCGAAGCTAG
- a CDS encoding SirB2 family protein, with protein MLSFHLVTVVLALFFLLSATLIANKKPAWLDNSLMIKLPMLNNGLVLLSAIFLFFIFKQYPFVNDWVTAKLIALILFIALAAILMRKKISGKPGMIVAGCAVACWLYLYAVGKTMNPWVFF; from the coding sequence ATGCTTAGCTTCCATCTTGTTACCGTTGTACTCGCATTGTTTTTCTTATTATCTGCAACTCTGATTGCCAACAAGAAACCCGCTTGGCTAGACAACTCGCTAATGATCAAACTACCCATGCTAAATAATGGACTAGTGTTATTATCAGCGATTTTCTTATTTTTCATCTTTAAACAATATCCCTTCGTAAACGATTGGGTCACTGCAAAGCTGATTGCCCTGATATTGTTCATTGCACTTGCTGCCATTTTAATGCGCAAGAAAATTTCTGGTAAACCGGGAATGATTGTTGCAGGTTGCGCCGTCGCTTGCTGGCTATATTTATACGCCGTTGGCAAAACAATGAATCCTTGGGTTTTCTTTTAG
- a CDS encoding ABC transporter ATP-binding protein codes for MTVAVSGSANQTEINQDDIAALSISGLHKTYSNGFVALRGLDLVVRQGDFFALLGPNGAGKSTTIGITSSLVNKSAGSVSIFGHSIDSELSKAKKCLGLVPQEFNFNQFEKVIDIVTNQAGYYGLPRKKALKNAEKYLRQLGLWEKRDDISRALSGGMKRRLMIARALVHEPKLLILDEPTAGVDIELRRSMWSFLESINAQGVTIILTTHYLEEAESLCRNIAIIDKGEIIENTSMRTLLSKLNSEVFLLDCKSPLPNNFELKGFNWSEVDHGIEVEIQKQDGLNPLFEQLNRAGVEILSMRNKANRLEELFVRLVEKGVDNTVGLDAEQYAAESLPVTSDNGSGKGQEVI; via the coding sequence ATGACCGTTGCTGTTTCTGGTTCTGCCAACCAGACCGAAATTAACCAGGATGATATTGCTGCATTATCAATTTCTGGATTACATAAAACCTATTCCAATGGCTTTGTTGCTTTGCGAGGGCTAGACCTTGTAGTACGCCAAGGGGATTTCTTTGCTTTGCTGGGACCTAATGGTGCGGGTAAATCGACCACGATTGGTATTACTAGCTCGCTGGTAAATAAAAGTGCTGGTAGCGTTTCAATCTTTGGACATAGCATCGATAGCGAATTGTCCAAAGCAAAAAAATGCCTCGGTTTAGTGCCTCAGGAATTTAACTTCAATCAGTTTGAAAAAGTGATCGATATCGTCACTAACCAGGCTGGTTATTATGGGTTACCACGAAAAAAAGCACTAAAAAACGCTGAAAAATATTTACGTCAACTGGGTTTGTGGGAAAAGCGCGATGATATTTCTAGAGCATTATCCGGTGGTATGAAACGCCGCTTGATGATTGCTAGAGCTTTAGTTCATGAACCAAAGCTATTGATACTCGATGAGCCAACAGCAGGTGTCGATATTGAATTGCGCCGTTCGATGTGGAGCTTTCTTGAGAGTATTAATGCTCAAGGTGTCACAATTATTTTGACCACTCATTACTTAGAAGAAGCAGAATCTCTCTGTCGCAATATTGCGATTATCGACAAGGGTGAAATTATTGAAAACACTTCAATGAGAACACTGCTTTCGAAATTAAATAGTGAAGTATTTTTACTCGACTGCAAGTCGCCGCTGCCTAATAACTTTGAATTAAAAGGCTTTAATTGGTCTGAAGTAGATCATGGCATTGAAGTTGAGATTCAAAAGCAAGACGGATTGAATCCACTGTTTGAGCAATTGAATCGTGCTGGTGTCGAAATTTTAAGTATGCGTAACAAGGCAAATCGATTGGAAGAATTATTTGTACGATTGGTAGAGAAGGGCGTAGATAACACGGTGGGGCTAGATGCTGAGCAATATGCTGCAGAATCATTGCCGGTTACTTCTGATAATGGTTCTGGTAAAGGGCAGGAAGTAATCTGA
- the folE gene encoding GTP cyclohydrolase I FolE: MTDQIADHYLKILSAIGEDTTRDGLKDTPQRAAKAFKYLTKGYDQSLDEVVNGAIFESDNDEMVIVRDIELYSMCEHHLLPFIGKAHVAYIPTGKVIGLSKIARIVDMFARRLQIQEQLTKQIADSIMSVTGARGVGVIVEAKHMCMMMRGVEKQNSSMTTSMMTGLFRTDPRTRSEFLKLTNR; encoded by the coding sequence ATGACCGACCAAATTGCTGATCACTACCTGAAAATCCTTTCAGCCATTGGAGAAGATACAACTCGCGATGGATTAAAGGATACTCCCCAGCGTGCTGCAAAGGCCTTTAAGTATTTAACCAAGGGTTATGATCAATCACTGGATGAAGTGGTAAATGGTGCTATTTTCGAATCTGACAATGATGAAATGGTAATTGTCAGAGATATCGAACTCTATTCGATGTGTGAACACCACCTATTACCATTCATTGGCAAGGCTCATGTTGCCTATATACCCACGGGTAAAGTAATTGGTCTTTCCAAGATTGCTCGAATCGTTGACATGTTTGCCCGTCGCCTGCAAATTCAAGAACAGTTAACCAAACAAATTGCTGACAGCATTATGTCAGTGACTGGTGCCAGGGGCGTTGGTGTCATAGTCGAAGCTAAACACATGTGCATGATGATGCGTGGCGTTGAAAAACAGAACTCATCCATGACTACATCTATGATGACCGGATTATTCAGAACCGACCCACGCACCCGCTCGGAGTTCTTAAAACTAACTAACCGGTAA
- the folX gene encoding dihydroneopterin triphosphate 2'-epimerase, protein MIRVKIQNLRLRTYIGFNEAEQKNRQDVVINIEFCYPKNDARFSDDVTDAVNYRTISKQVITLVEDGRFMLLEKLCQSILDQVQDNPGITSARVEVEKPHALRFADSVSVALEYQNQA, encoded by the coding sequence ATGATCAGGGTTAAAATTCAAAATTTGCGACTGCGTACTTATATTGGATTCAATGAAGCCGAACAAAAAAACCGGCAAGATGTAGTTATTAATATTGAATTTTGTTACCCGAAGAATGATGCTCGTTTTAGCGATGACGTAACCGATGCGGTCAATTATCGAACCATTAGTAAACAGGTGATTACACTGGTAGAAGATGGTCGCTTTATGCTGCTGGAAAAGCTATGCCAGAGTATTCTTGATCAGGTTCAGGACAATCCTGGTATCACCAGCGCCCGAGTTGAAGTTGAAAAGCCTCATGCTCTCAGGTTTGCTGATTCCGTATCAGTTGCCCTTGAATACCAGAATCAGGCTTGA
- a CDS encoding c-type cytochrome, giving the protein MKARLLYILAGSLAISTAAFADNYRDMSEEAINARIKPVGEVYIAGESEPAAPVVAAPAAARSGDAVYNASCFACHGTGVAGAPKLGDVAAWAPRIEKGLETLTTNAINGINAMPPRGTCADCSDDEILAAIEHMVSQSQ; this is encoded by the coding sequence ATGAAAGCCAGACTGCTGTATATCCTTGCCGGTTCCCTTGCTATTTCGACTGCGGCATTTGCCGATAACTATCGTGATATGTCTGAAGAAGCTATCAATGCTCGAATCAAGCCTGTGGGAGAAGTCTACATTGCAGGCGAAAGTGAGCCAGCAGCACCTGTAGTTGCAGCCCCCGCAGCCGCTCGTTCTGGTGATGCTGTCTATAACGCAAGTTGCTTTGCCTGTCACGGCACAGGCGTAGCGGGTGCACCTAAATTAGGTGATGTTGCAGCATGGGCTCCGCGCATTGAGAAAGGGCTTGAGACCCTGACAACCAATGCGATTAACGGTATCAATGCCATGCCGCCTCGCGGCACCTGCGCTGATTGTTCAGATGACGAGATTCTAGCGGCTATCGAGCATATGGTTTCTCAAAGCCAGTAA
- a CDS encoding EAL domain-containing protein — protein sequence MSLSRQLTLLFTMLLALCLVIGGVLNFRLERTLLQQQAYQRDHQALEWLNGYLNHRSDPVAMLPRLVDISEPMLTGSRVRLYQADSTVLAEVDLRPGVGQLEWWWDYLGLPQISQQLLLSSGETLELLFEPVAERAELWRLLRWQLISFLVLWIGGSVLAGLLLYRSLKALRMVAAQAAAIADRDFTPCSDMPNNIDLKQIVRAMNMLAQKVRKMLSEEVRMTEKLRELAYRDVLTGLGNVNFWESRLSAVIGSQETIDGGCVLLIQLDQLATYNQTHGREAGDQLLIALADQISESVKPQERSVTARLGGSEFAILLVDISADDAAKTAERIIRNSSIIEPKEGFDIQEILHIGLAWFNQGADETQIMSEADMAMRAAQLKGISGWFSYDAKTLDSSLVQGSSQWRSALLRVLEQKNLQIVAQPVIAANKQSVLHYEVFARMPLVLEDGSEKLASAAVFMPMAVRMGLVSEVDRLIISQLLQTLEQVHWDKSIPIVVNISGQTLADRCFVDWLKRQLQRRVNMPRILLELTEYAAGHFIEELRETERQIDSAMVGFSLDHFGQGFTPFGYLNSIQVDYLKLDSSYIKDIQSNRDNQFFIQALVDIAQGLGVTLIGERVETETEWRTLKNIGVGGGQGYLFAKPKPLTECIERSISDFDQTSTSQ from the coding sequence ATGTCGTTGTCCCGCCAGTTAACGCTGTTATTTACCATGCTCTTGGCACTATGTTTGGTAATCGGTGGCGTATTAAATTTTCGCTTGGAACGTACCCTTCTTCAGCAGCAAGCCTATCAAAGAGACCACCAGGCATTAGAGTGGTTAAATGGTTATCTAAATCATCGCTCTGATCCCGTCGCGATGCTCCCTCGGTTAGTTGATATCAGCGAACCTATGTTAACCGGCAGCCGTGTTCGCCTTTATCAGGCAGATAGCACGGTCTTAGCAGAGGTTGATCTTCGTCCCGGCGTTGGCCAGTTAGAATGGTGGTGGGACTACCTAGGATTGCCACAAATTAGCCAGCAGCTCTTACTTTCTTCGGGTGAAACGCTGGAGCTTTTATTTGAGCCCGTGGCGGAAAGAGCAGAGTTATGGCGATTATTGAGATGGCAGCTAATTAGTTTTTTGGTGCTATGGATTGGTGGCAGTGTGCTAGCAGGATTGCTGCTATACCGATCGCTAAAAGCATTAAGAATGGTTGCGGCACAAGCTGCTGCTATTGCTGATCGTGACTTTACTCCATGTAGTGACATGCCAAACAACATTGACCTTAAACAAATTGTACGTGCGATGAATATGCTGGCTCAGAAAGTACGCAAGATGCTTTCTGAAGAAGTGCGAATGACAGAGAAACTGCGCGAGCTAGCTTATCGAGATGTACTCACTGGTTTAGGTAATGTTAATTTTTGGGAAAGTCGATTATCTGCCGTGATTGGTTCACAAGAAACCATCGATGGTGGCTGTGTTTTATTGATTCAATTAGACCAGTTAGCAACCTACAACCAAACCCATGGCCGGGAAGCAGGCGATCAGTTATTGATTGCACTTGCTGACCAGATTTCAGAGTCAGTTAAGCCACAAGAACGTTCAGTGACTGCACGTTTAGGTGGCTCAGAATTTGCCATATTACTGGTCGATATTAGTGCGGATGATGCAGCAAAAACTGCTGAAAGAATTATTCGAAATAGTTCGATTATTGAACCTAAAGAAGGGTTTGATATTCAGGAAATATTGCATATAGGCTTAGCCTGGTTCAATCAAGGTGCTGATGAAACGCAAATCATGTCTGAAGCCGACATGGCAATGCGAGCTGCCCAACTAAAAGGTATTTCCGGCTGGTTTAGTTACGATGCCAAAACACTGGATTCCAGTCTAGTTCAAGGTAGTAGTCAATGGAGAAGTGCACTACTTCGAGTGCTGGAACAGAAAAACTTGCAGATTGTGGCTCAACCAGTAATTGCTGCTAATAAACAAAGCGTTTTGCATTATGAAGTTTTTGCGCGAATGCCATTGGTATTAGAGGATGGCAGCGAAAAGCTGGCATCTGCAGCAGTATTTATGCCGATGGCAGTTCGAATGGGGTTGGTATCAGAAGTAGATCGATTGATTATAAGCCAATTGCTACAAACACTGGAGCAGGTTCATTGGGATAAAAGTATTCCAATTGTAGTTAATATTTCTGGGCAAACCTTGGCAGATCGTTGCTTTGTTGATTGGCTGAAGCGACAGTTGCAGCGTAGAGTGAATATGCCGCGTATTCTTCTTGAATTGACAGAATATGCTGCGGGACATTTTATTGAAGAGCTTAGAGAGACTGAACGGCAAATAGATTCTGCAATGGTTGGTTTTTCGTTGGATCATTTTGGTCAAGGTTTTACACCATTTGGCTACTTAAACAGTATTCAAGTCGATTACTTAAAACTGGATAGTAGCTATATAAAAGATATTCAGAGTAATCGAGATAACCAGTTTTTTATCCAGGCCTTGGTAGATATTGCCCAAGGGCTCGGCGTTACGCTTATTGGTGAACGAGTAGAAACTGAAACCGAATGGAGAACATTAAAGAATATCGGTGTGGGTGGTGGACAAGGGTATTTGTTTGCCAAACCAAAGCCGCTAACCGAGTGCATTGAACGTTCGATTAGCGATTTTGATCAGACTTCAACTTCGCAATAA